A window from Dehalococcoidia bacterium encodes these proteins:
- a CDS encoding (2Fe-2S)-binding protein, giving the protein MTSVNQPKKVAVSCELNGQNVEFLVAPYQSLLETLREILGLTGTKEGCNDGNCGACTVSINGRIVDSCLVLGAEVEGASIDTIEGMAPPDGLHPLQQAFLEEAALQCGICTPGFLVAAKALLDREPHPNENRIRMWLAGNLCRCTGYDKIIRAVEKASE; this is encoded by the coding sequence ATGACTTCAGTAAATCAACCCAAAAAAGTAGCTGTAAGCTGCGAACTCAATGGACAAAACGTAGAATTTCTAGTTGCTCCGTACCAATCCCTGCTGGAGACGCTACGCGAAATACTAGGGCTGACTGGAACCAAAGAAGGCTGTAACGACGGTAACTGCGGAGCCTGCACAGTCTCAATTAATGGACGAATCGTTGATTCATGCCTAGTACTAGGTGCTGAGGTAGAAGGGGCATCTATAGATACAATTGAGGGCATGGCTCCTCCTGATGGACTACACCCGCTACAGCAAGCTTTTCTAGAAGAGGCAGCCTTGCAGTGTGGTATTTGCACACCTGGGTTTTTAGTCGCAGCCAAAGCTCTGCTTGATCGCGAACCACATCCTAACGAGAATAGAATTCGCATGTGGCTTGCTGGAAACCTTTGCCGTTGCACAGGCTACGATAAAATTATCCGAGCAGTAGAAAAAGCATCTGAATAA